From a region of the Coprococcus comes ATCC 27758 genome:
- a CDS encoding HipA domain-containing protein gives MTRETKSYELKIYDQSLMRFEAAYDAFGSLKLEITDIDSANAHLLPLNLIVDQDEKSLASWMEGRTIPKNRAFVEQILSTAGLTRNDILGILDVSKGLSINDSYWLDDGKSDVTFDGINLFDNRFDEVLGLVAYTGYTPSQKHKAGVSSEWTLGGQFPKAVRRINDRLLLFKTGTSGTRNLGKEPYSEYFAAQVAKRMGIDHVSYDLEMWKGKLASVCGLMNDKEISFVPFFVAAGDASFPAALSILNELDPKMASKYRTMVVFDALICNRDRHGGNFGILRENRTGRLLGLAPLFDHNLSLFAQDDETDYANFLDRSNRYYLPATANIAFDDMAGIVMGAEQHELLRRMIGFEFRNHPTYPLPQDRLEALNHYITEKVRELLRIPIVDEHVLCKAMEEKFNEIQATTKIPMLLDSVKMIHKKGLPLSEKAEAVKRGSKVFENTLNKIIPEEDRCR, from the coding sequence ATGACGAGAGAGACTAAAAGCTATGAGCTGAAGATCTATGATCAGAGCCTCATGAGATTCGAAGCTGCCTATGACGCATTCGGTAGTTTGAAACTGGAGATTACGGATATCGATTCGGCAAATGCGCATTTGCTTCCATTGAATTTAATTGTAGATCAAGATGAAAAAAGCCTTGCGAGTTGGATGGAAGGTAGAACCATTCCGAAAAACAGGGCATTTGTAGAGCAGATTCTTAGTACGGCAGGATTGACAAGGAATGATATCCTTGGAATTCTTGATGTATCCAAAGGGCTTTCCATTAACGATTCGTATTGGCTTGATGATGGGAAATCAGATGTTACCTTTGATGGAATCAATTTGTTCGACAATCGCTTTGATGAAGTATTGGGACTTGTAGCTTATACCGGGTACACGCCATCACAAAAGCATAAAGCGGGCGTTTCAAGTGAGTGGACACTGGGAGGGCAATTTCCGAAAGCAGTTCGACGGATTAACGATAGGTTGCTGTTGTTCAAAACAGGTACAAGCGGTACCAGAAATCTTGGCAAAGAACCTTATTCTGAATACTTTGCAGCACAAGTCGCAAAACGGATGGGAATAGATCATGTTTCCTACGATTTAGAGATGTGGAAAGGGAAACTTGCGTCTGTCTGCGGACTTATGAATGACAAAGAAATTTCTTTTGTTCCATTTTTCGTTGCTGCTGGTGATGCGAGTTTCCCGGCAGCGTTATCGATCTTAAATGAGCTTGATCCAAAGATGGCATCGAAATACAGGACAATGGTTGTTTTTGATGCCTTGATCTGCAATCGGGATCGTCACGGCGGAAATTTTGGTATCTTACGGGAAAACAGAACAGGACGGCTGTTGGGATTAGCCCCGTTGTTTGACCACAATCTGTCCTTGTTTGCGCAAGATGACGAGACAGACTATGCGAATTTCCTTGATCGTTCAAATCGATATTACCTACCTGCAACAGCGAATATCGCCTTTGATGATATGGCTGGAATTGTTATGGGAGCGGAGCAGCATGAGCTTTTGCGCAGGATGATCGGTTTTGAGTTCCGGAATCATCCAACATATCCGCTTCCACAGGATCGGCTTGAAGCGCTGAACCACTATATTACAGAGAAAGTAAGGGAATTGCTACGGATTCCTATTGTGGATGAGCATGTGCTTTGCAAAGCGATGGAAGAGAAATTCAACGAGATCCAAGCAACAACCAAAATACCGATGCTTCTTGATTCCGTTAAGATGATTCACAAGAAAGGTCTTCCACTTAGCGAGAAGGCAGAAGCAGTAAAAAGAGGATCCAAAGTATTTGAAAATACGCTGAACAAGATTATTCCGGAAGAAGACCGTTGTAGGTAA
- a CDS encoding tyrosine-type recombinase/integrase — protein MSRTIDEEYLELFFDELLSEKEVPYRALKALFGYLKGVFDKSIRDGLIESNPCLKIDLPLYKRRCKQAIVKMPEERTFSQSEKNRLINSLNKKRKERPDDVLPYAVELALYTGMRVGELSGLMWNDIDEVNKRIIIRHSEKLNRLTNTFYISTPKNGKTRIFPLTIEIAELLKKIKNVEKKYGYLTEFVFSNVDGRIHARVISGYMKRRTSNEGFTNPKSIHTARRTLNSELLASGAPRTMCCAMIGNTERVNEEYYTYDVSSTSEKMEIVTRINSRVTSNANGNRNDGSP, from the coding sequence ATGTCCCGAACGATCGATGAAGAATATTTAGAACTATTTTTTGACGAACTGCTTTCAGAAAAGGAAGTGCCCTATCGGGCATTGAAAGCACTGTTCGGTTATCTTAAGGGCGTATTTGATAAGTCGATTAGGGATGGATTGATTGAAAGCAATCCGTGCCTAAAAATTGATTTGCCGCTTTACAAAAGGAGATGCAAGCAAGCGATTGTTAAGATGCCGGAAGAACGGACGTTTTCACAAAGCGAAAAAAATAGACTAATAAATTCTCTTAACAAAAAACGAAAAGAGCGTCCTGATGATGTTCTTCCATATGCCGTTGAGCTTGCCCTTTATACCGGAATGCGTGTAGGCGAACTTTCAGGATTGATGTGGAACGACATCGACGAAGTCAACAAGCGCATCATTATCCGGCACAGTGAAAAATTAAATCGACTGACAAACACTTTTTACATCTCGACGCCTAAAAACGGAAAGACGCGGATCTTCCCATTGACGATCGAAATCGCTGAGCTTCTTAAAAAGATTAAAAATGTCGAGAAAAAATACGGCTATTTGACTGAGTTCGTTTTCTCTAATGTGGATGGACGTATTCATGCAAGAGTCATCTCGGGATATATGAAACGGCGGACATCGAATGAGGGGTTCACTAATCCCAAAAGCATACATACTGCAAGAAGGACTTTGAATTCAGAGCTGCTTGCTTCCGGCGCACCAAGAACCATGTGCTGCGCAATGATAGGTAATACTGAGCGGGTAAATGAGGAATACTATACGTACGATGTTTCCTCCACGAGCGAAAAGATGGAAATAGTCACAAGGATAAACAGTCGGGTTACTTCAAATGCTAACGGTAACCGCAATGATGGTAGTCCTTAA
- the coaE gene encoding dephospho-CoA kinase (Dephospho-CoA kinase (CoaE) performs the final step in coenzyme A biosynthesis.), translating into MRKIGITGGIGSGKSKVLDFLSVVCGAVICQSDLVAHQVQLPGEKCYQKVVETFGKEILNPDGTIDRKILGRIVFDQPEKLQKLNAIVHPAVNEKIREEMQKAQEEGKELFILEAALLTEPVYREMLDEIWYIHVPQEIRMERLRSSRGYSDEKMYAVFANQPSEETFTAVSDLVIENGGTFEETEKQIDLALGRG; encoded by the coding sequence ATGAGAAAAATAGGAATAACAGGAGGCATTGGTTCCGGGAAGAGCAAAGTACTCGACTTTTTAAGTGTAGTGTGCGGTGCGGTGATCTGCCAGTCAGATCTGGTGGCACATCAAGTACAGCTTCCGGGAGAAAAATGTTATCAGAAGGTCGTGGAGACGTTTGGGAAAGAAATTTTAAATCCTGATGGAACGATTGATCGGAAAATTCTTGGCAGAATTGTGTTTGATCAGCCAGAGAAACTGCAAAAGCTTAATGCAATCGTGCATCCGGCGGTCAATGAAAAGATCCGGGAGGAAATGCAGAAGGCGCAGGAAGAGGGAAAAGAGCTTTTTATTCTGGAAGCCGCACTCCTTACGGAACCGGTATATCGTGAGATGTTGGATGAGATCTGGTATATTCATGTGCCACAGGAGATCCGGATGGAGCGACTGAGAAGTTCACGCGGATATTCAGATGAAAAAATGTATGCGGTGTTTGCAAATCAGCCGTCGGAAGAGACATTTACAGCGGTTTCGGATCTTGTGATCGAAAACGGCGGAACCTTTGAAGAAACGGAAAAACAGATAGACTTGGCACTGGGAAGAGGCTAA
- a CDS encoding Fic family protein — MSTIAEAEKAVKFNVFYAKKNVVDSIWKEAIIEGVNITYPQAKVIVEHNQTVEGLTVTGTITVYNLKLAWNYLFEHLNSLVDFEFVAKINSILGASLVHNAGCIRNIPVGISGTAWQPEMPDFDTAKATIEKIANMEPGRERALKMFGYLCRSQLFSDGNKRTAQLVANKMLIADGRGILAIPPECKHDFGEKLKRFYETADDSELQKFLIETSIYN, encoded by the coding sequence ATGTCTACAATCGCTGAGGCTGAAAAAGCTGTTAAATTCAATGTCTTCTATGCAAAAAAAAATGTTGTGGATAGCATCTGGAAAGAGGCAATCATTGAAGGTGTCAATATCACATACCCGCAAGCAAAAGTAATCGTTGAGCACAACCAAACCGTTGAAGGATTGACTGTCACCGGAACAATTACCGTCTACAATCTTAAACTTGCTTGGAATTATCTCTTTGAGCATTTAAACTCACTTGTAGATTTTGAGTTTGTTGCCAAAATAAATTCCATTTTGGGTGCATCGCTTGTTCATAACGCTGGATGTATTCGTAACATACCAGTAGGTATCAGTGGGACCGCCTGGCAACCGGAAATGCCGGACTTCGATACTGCAAAAGCCACTATCGAGAAAATTGCGAATATGGAACCTGGGAGAGAACGGGCGCTTAAGATGTTCGGCTATCTTTGTCGCTCCCAACTTTTTAGTGATGGAAATAAGCGAACGGCACAGCTCGTGGCAAACAAGATGTTGATCGCTGACGGGCGCGGAATCTTGGCGATTCCACCAGAGTGTAAACATGACTTCGGTGAAAAGCTCAAGCGCTTCTATGAGACAGCGGATGATTCTGAATTACAGAAATTTTTAATTGAAACATCAATCTACAATTAA
- the pyk gene encoding pyruvate kinase: MKKTKIVCTMGPNTNDREMMRKLIQNGMNVARFNFSHGDHEEQKFRMDMLKELREEEHTNTAILLDTKGPEIRTGILKDGKKITLKEGETFTLTTEDIVGDNKRVSITYKGLVQDIYKGCTILIDDGLIGLRVESKTETEIVCSVVNGGELGEKKGVNVPNVAIRLPAITEKDKDDIRFGVEQDIDFIAASFVRNAECVLEIKAYLKELGAPYIPIIAKVENAEGIENIDEIIRAADGIMVARGDLGVEIPAEEVPHLQKMIIQKCNDNFKTVITATQMLDSMMRNPRPTRAEVTDVANAVYDGTDAVMLSGETAQGKYPLEALQMMVHIVETTEEHLDYDSILAKAGDHLKSGVSSAIGYASVLAAANLNARCIITPSVSGATTRVVSNLRPKQEILGITPNERTLRRMSIYWGVRGLKSLEFHTTDDICSGAIDLAQAKKCVDSGDIVVLTAGIPSPSVQREKGSVSNMMRIATID; encoded by the coding sequence ATGAAAAAAACCAAGATTGTTTGTACAATGGGACCAAACACCAACGACAGAGAAATGATGAGAAAGCTGATCCAGAATGGAATGAATGTGGCACGTTTCAATTTCTCACATGGTGATCATGAAGAACAGAAGTTCAGAATGGATATGCTCAAAGAGCTTCGTGAAGAGGAACATACAAACACTGCAATCCTTCTGGATACAAAGGGACCGGAAATTCGTACAGGAATCCTGAAAGACGGAAAGAAGATTACTTTAAAAGAAGGAGAAACCTTCACTCTGACAACAGAAGATATCGTAGGAGATAATAAGAGAGTATCTATCACATATAAGGGGCTGGTACAGGATATTTATAAAGGCTGTACCATTCTGATCGACGATGGCCTGATCGGACTTCGTGTAGAGAGCAAGACAGAGACGGAGATTGTCTGTTCTGTAGTAAATGGTGGAGAACTTGGCGAAAAAAAAGGTGTTAACGTACCGAACGTAGCCATTCGTCTTCCGGCTATTACAGAAAAAGATAAGGATGATATCCGTTTCGGTGTAGAGCAGGATATTGACTTTATCGCAGCATCATTTGTAAGAAATGCAGAGTGTGTACTTGAGATCAAGGCATACTTAAAAGAACTCGGCGCTCCGTATATTCCAATCATTGCAAAGGTAGAGAACGCAGAAGGCATTGAGAATATTGATGAGATCATCCGTGCGGCTGATGGTATCATGGTGGCACGTGGAGATCTTGGTGTAGAGATTCCGGCAGAGGAAGTGCCGCATCTCCAGAAAATGATCATCCAGAAATGTAATGACAACTTTAAGACTGTTATTACTGCAACACAGATGCTGGATTCTATGATGCGTAATCCGCGTCCGACAAGAGCAGAAGTGACGGACGTTGCCAATGCGGTATACGACGGAACAGATGCAGTTATGCTTTCCGGAGAGACAGCACAGGGGAAATACCCTCTGGAAGCACTCCAGATGATGGTTCATATTGTAGAGACGACAGAGGAACATCTGGACTATGATTCCATTCTTGCTAAAGCCGGAGATCATCTGAAGTCAGGTGTGTCCAGTGCAATCGGATATGCTTCTGTACTTGCGGCAGCGAACCTGAATGCAAGATGCATCATCACTCCATCTGTATCCGGTGCAACAACAAGGGTTGTATCCAACCTTCGTCCGAAGCAGGAAATCCTTGGAATTACACCGAACGAACGTACCCTTCGCCGGATGTCGATCTACTGGGGCGTAAGAGGATTGAAGTCTCTGGAATTCCATACAACAGATGATATCTGCAGTGGGGCAATTGATCTTGCACAGGCAAAGAAATGCGTGGACAGTGGAGATATTGTTGTCCTGACAGCTGGTATTCCTTCACCGAGCGTACAGCGTGAAAAGGGTTCTGTAAGTAATATGATGCGTATTGCAACCATCGACTAG
- a CDS encoding diaminopimelate decarboxylase encodes MKKEPFVTKTQLDEIVKEYPTPFHLYDEKGIRENVKALKEAFAWNKGYKEYFAVKATPNPYILNILKEYGCGCDCSSYTELLMSESVGQVGENIMFSSNDTPAEEFALADKLGAIINLDDITHIDFLEKTIGKIPETISCRYNPGGLFKISNSIMDNPGDAKYGMTTEQIFEAFKILKSKGAKEFGIHAFLASNTVTNEYYPTLARTLFEVAVKLQKETGVHIKFINLSGGVGIPYKPDQEPNDIKVIGEGVRKVYEEVLVPAGMGDVAIYTELGRFMLGPYGCLVTKAIHEKHTHKEYIGVDACAANLMRPAMYGAYHHITVMGKENEPCDHTYDVTGSLCENNDKFAIDRQLPKIDMGDLLVIHDTGAHGFSMGYNYNGRLRSAEVLLKEDGGTQLIRRAETPMDYFATFDCFPVYEELKKNTEEADKLGK; translated from the coding sequence ATGAAAAAAGAACCATTCGTAACAAAGACACAGTTAGATGAAATCGTAAAAGAATATCCGACTCCGTTTCATCTTTATGATGAAAAAGGGATTCGTGAAAATGTAAAAGCACTCAAAGAAGCATTTGCATGGAACAAAGGATATAAAGAATATTTTGCAGTAAAGGCAACTCCAAACCCATATATCCTCAATATTTTAAAAGAATATGGATGCGGGTGTGACTGCTCTTCCTATACAGAGCTTTTAATGTCTGAGTCTGTCGGACAGGTTGGAGAAAATATTATGTTTTCTTCCAATGATACACCGGCAGAGGAATTTGCACTTGCTGATAAGCTCGGCGCAATCATCAACCTGGACGATATCACACACATTGATTTTCTGGAAAAGACGATCGGAAAGATTCCGGAGACAATCAGCTGCCGTTATAATCCGGGTGGACTTTTCAAAATTTCCAACAGCATTATGGATAATCCGGGAGATGCCAAATACGGTATGACAACTGAACAGATTTTTGAGGCATTCAAGATCCTGAAGTCCAAAGGCGCAAAAGAGTTCGGTATCCATGCATTCCTTGCAAGTAATACTGTAACTAATGAATATTATCCGACACTTGCACGTACTTTGTTTGAAGTAGCAGTTAAGCTTCAGAAAGAGACCGGTGTACATATCAAGTTCATCAACCTTTCCGGTGGTGTGGGAATTCCTTACAAACCGGATCAGGAACCGAACGATATCAAGGTGATCGGTGAAGGTGTAAGAAAAGTGTACGAAGAGGTTCTTGTTCCGGCTGGAATGGGTGACGTGGCGATTTACACAGAGCTTGGCCGTTTTATGCTTGGACCTTATGGATGCCTTGTGACAAAAGCAATCCATGAAAAGCATACGCACAAAGAGTACATCGGTGTAGATGCATGTGCCGCAAACCTGATGCGTCCGGCTATGTATGGTGCCTACCATCACATCACTGTCATGGGAAAAGAAAATGAACCATGCGATCATACTTACGATGTGACTGGTTCTCTGTGCGAGAATAATGATAAATTTGCAATCGACCGTCAGCTTCCGAAGATTGACATGGGAGATCTGCTTGTGATCCATGATACCGGAGCACATGGATTCTCTATGGGATATAATTACAACGGACGTCTTCGTTCCGCAGAAGTTCTTCTGAAAGAGGACGGAGGTACACAGCTGATCCGCAGAGCAGAGACTCCGATGGATTACTTTGCAACTTTCGACTGCTTCCCGGTTTATGAGGAACTTAAGAAGAATACGGAAGAAGCGGATAAGCTCGGAAAATAG
- a CDS encoding SPFH domain-containing protein: MVIVVFESCWRKCPPDKLMIVSGFGRTRSVSGKGTFVILGLQRVDTLALGAVQVQLSTENEIPTQDAILIHACAVANFQIGQTPELIEIASKNYLNMDKTEMTRQVTEVMLGKMREVIGQMDLKELMCDRESFNHKR; encoded by the coding sequence ATGGTGATCGTCGTGTTCGAGTCCTGTTGGAGGAAGTGCCCGCCGGACAAATTGATGATCGTATCTGGATTCGGGCGGACGCGTAGCGTGTCAGGAAAGGGCACGTTCGTTATCCTCGGTCTGCAGCGTGTGGACACGTTGGCTCTCGGTGCTGTGCAGGTTCAGTTGTCGACGGAGAATGAAATCCCGACACAAGATGCGATTCTTATCCATGCTTGCGCTGTCGCAAATTTCCAGATTGGACAGACTCCCGAATTGATCGAGATAGCATCGAAGAATTATCTCAATATGGATAAGACCGAGATGACCCGTCAGGTCACCGAGGTGATGCTCGGAAAGATGCGCGAGGTTATCGGTCAGATGGATCTGAAGGAACTCATGTGTGACCGTGAGTCCTTTAACCATAAACGGTAA
- the polA gene encoding DNA polymerase I, with product MMSKIVLIDGHSILNRAFFGLPDLTNAEGLHTNAIYGFLNIMFKILEEEKPEYLTVAFDVHAPTFRHKMFEAYKGTRKPMAEELRQQVPLMKEVLHAMGIRTIEQEGLEADDLLGTLSKRCERMGMEVVIISGDRDLLQLATDHVEIRIPKTKRTGTEIENYYAVDVKEKYQVTPTEFIDVKALMGDTSDNIPGVPGVGEKTATKIIVEYGSIENAYKHASELKPPRASKNLVEYWDQAQMSKVLATIDVDADFAYELEEAKLGNLYTEEAYVYFQRLQFKNLLNRFDVQSENSIEDAFVIAVGKEEIQKIFAEAEKAQTVGAVLYKDTRNVLPLFAENAEIGGIGISFGKEKIYCIPAGNGYSMEELLEALVHVAKHAGRFVVFDLKSSLPYLKGLEGAAEEKCFDSIVAAYLLNPLKNDYGFEDVAQEHLGLMIDPKTELEKMVCYEAYAAFASSEVLEEKLKKEEMWKLFTEIEMPLVFTLFHMEQNGVRVEAEELKSYGEQLGGKIVQLEKEIYELAGEEFNINSPKQLGVVLFEHLSLPNGKKTKTGYSTAADVLDKLAPDYPIVAKILEYRQLAKLKSTYADGLAVFIHEDDHRIHGKFNQTVTATGRISSTEPNLQNIPARVELGRLIRKVFVPEEGYVFVDADYSQIELRVLAHCSGDAALIEAYREAKDIHRITASQVFHTPFDEVTDLQRRNAKAVNFGIVYGISSFGLSQDLSITRKEAAEYIDRYFETYPGIKKFLDDAVAHAKEQGYVVTLFGRRRPVPELSSSNFMQRQFGERVAMNSPIQGTAADIMKIAMIAVDKELRMRNMKSRLVLQVHDELLIETWKEEEEEVREILKEGMMHAADLSVPLEIDMHSGKNWYEAK from the coding sequence ATTATGAGCAAAATCGTATTGATAGACGGACACAGTATTCTGAACAGGGCGTTTTTCGGACTTCCGGATCTGACAAATGCGGAAGGACTCCATACAAATGCAATATATGGATTCTTAAATATTATGTTCAAGATCCTGGAGGAGGAAAAGCCGGAGTATCTGACCGTTGCATTTGATGTGCATGCGCCGACTTTCCGTCATAAGATGTTTGAGGCGTATAAGGGGACGAGAAAGCCGATGGCAGAAGAACTCAGACAGCAGGTACCGTTGATGAAGGAAGTTCTGCATGCTATGGGAATCCGGACGATCGAGCAGGAAGGGCTGGAGGCAGATGATCTTCTTGGAACGCTGTCCAAAAGATGCGAGCGAATGGGGATGGAAGTGGTCATTATTTCCGGAGACAGAGATCTTCTCCAGCTTGCTACAGACCATGTTGAGATCCGGATTCCGAAGACAAAACGGACCGGAACTGAGATCGAGAATTATTATGCAGTGGACGTAAAAGAAAAATACCAGGTGACACCGACAGAATTTATCGATGTGAAAGCATTGATGGGAGATACTTCAGATAATATCCCAGGGGTGCCGGGAGTCGGAGAAAAGACGGCGACCAAGATTATTGTAGAATACGGATCTATTGAAAATGCCTACAAGCATGCATCCGAACTGAAGCCGCCGAGAGCATCGAAAAATCTGGTGGAATACTGGGATCAGGCACAAATGAGTAAGGTGCTGGCGACAATTGATGTAGACGCGGATTTTGCTTATGAACTGGAAGAGGCGAAGCTTGGAAATCTTTATACAGAGGAAGCTTATGTCTATTTCCAGAGACTGCAGTTCAAGAATCTGCTGAATCGTTTTGATGTGCAGAGTGAGAATTCGATTGAAGATGCATTTGTGATCGCTGTGGGAAAAGAAGAAATTCAGAAAATCTTTGCGGAGGCAGAAAAAGCGCAGACAGTGGGAGCCGTTCTTTACAAAGACACCAGAAATGTACTTCCGCTGTTTGCAGAAAATGCTGAGATAGGTGGAATTGGAATTTCGTTTGGAAAAGAGAAGATCTACTGTATTCCGGCAGGAAATGGATATAGCATGGAGGAACTTCTGGAGGCACTTGTACATGTGGCAAAGCATGCCGGACGGTTTGTGGTGTTTGATCTGAAGTCATCCCTGCCTTATCTGAAAGGATTAGAAGGAGCAGCAGAGGAGAAGTGCTTTGACAGTATTGTAGCAGCTTACCTCCTGAATCCGTTGAAAAATGATTATGGATTTGAAGATGTGGCACAGGAGCATCTTGGATTGATGATCGATCCGAAGACAGAACTGGAAAAAATGGTCTGTTATGAAGCCTATGCTGCATTTGCGTCATCGGAAGTTTTGGAAGAAAAGCTGAAAAAAGAGGAAATGTGGAAGCTTTTTACAGAAATAGAGATGCCGCTTGTATTTACTCTGTTCCACATGGAGCAGAACGGGGTGCGTGTAGAAGCAGAAGAACTGAAAAGCTATGGAGAACAGCTTGGCGGAAAAATCGTACAGTTGGAAAAGGAAATTTATGAGCTTGCCGGGGAAGAATTTAATATCAATTCACCAAAGCAGCTGGGCGTGGTCCTTTTTGAACATCTGTCCCTTCCAAATGGAAAGAAGACGAAAACAGGATATTCGACGGCAGCAGACGTACTGGATAAGCTGGCACCGGATTATCCGATCGTGGCAAAAATCCTGGAATATCGTCAGCTTGCCAAGCTGAAATCGACTTATGCAGATGGGCTTGCCGTGTTTATTCATGAAGATGATCACCGGATCCATGGAAAATTCAACCAGACAGTCACAGCGACCGGACGTATCAGCAGTACAGAGCCAAACCTGCAGAATATCCCGGCGAGGGTAGAACTTGGACGGCTGATCCGTAAAGTATTTGTGCCGGAAGAGGGATATGTGTTTGTAGATGCTGATTATTCGCAGATAGAACTGCGTGTGCTGGCACATTGCTCCGGAGATGCAGCACTGATCGAAGCATACCGGGAGGCAAAGGACATTCACCGGATCACAGCTTCTCAGGTGTTCCATACTCCGTTTGATGAAGTGACCGATCTGCAGAGGCGAAATGCAAAAGCAGTCAACTTTGGTATTGTCTATGGGATCAGTTCTTTTGGACTGAGCCAGGACTTAAGTATTACGAGAAAAGAAGCGGCCGAATATATTGACCGTTATTTTGAAACCTATCCGGGCATCAAGAAATTTCTGGATGATGCAGTTGCTCATGCAAAAGAACAGGGATATGTTGTGACCTTATTTGGCAGAAGAAGACCGGTTCCGGAGCTGTCTTCCAGCAATTTTATGCAGAGACAATTCGGGGAACGTGTGGCAATGAATTCTCCGATCCAGGGAACGGCTGCAGATATCATGAAAATCGCAATGATCGCTGTGGACAAAGAGCTTCGCATGAGAAACATGAAATCCAGGCTGGTTCTGCAGGTACACGACGAACTTCTGATCGAGACATGGAAGGAAGAGGAAGAGGAAGTGCGGGAGATCCTGAAAGAAGGCATGATGCATGCAGCAGATCTTTCCGTTCCGCTTGAAATTGACATGCATAGTGGAAAAAACTGGTATGAGGCAAAATAG
- a CDS encoding helix-turn-helix domain-containing protein: MFRKSKIESVEKVKIVERYLAGEIGIRQAGKELGVDHHSIRNWISIYQYDGPTGLLNQPKNRSYLKDLKISAINDYLNGEGSLQDICTKYGIRSHRQLSDWIKVYNSGGRALKYDCSYQQVRNWVIRYEKMGQAGLEDRRGRRISSLPSRTPEEHTGGREAHPLQHGRYRGARGNRGGCNRLNARGEDVRP; encoded by the coding sequence ATGTTCAGAAAGAGTAAGATAGAATCAGTAGAAAAAGTAAAAATAGTCGAACGCTACCTTGCAGGAGAAATTGGCATACGGCAAGCAGGAAAAGAATTGGGAGTTGATCATCATAGTATTCGAAATTGGATTTCTATTTATCAGTATGATGGACCAACTGGATTACTCAATCAACCGAAAAACAGATCTTATTTAAAAGATTTAAAAATATCTGCTATAAATGATTATCTTAACGGAGAAGGATCTCTTCAGGATATTTGCACAAAATACGGAATTCGTTCACACAGACAGCTTTCCGATTGGATTAAGGTGTATAATTCTGGTGGAAGGGCACTCAAGTATGATTGTTCCTATCAACAAGTTCGCAATTGGGTAATACGATACGAAAAGATGGGTCAAGCGGGTCTGGAAGACAGACGTGGACGTCGTATATCTTCTCTTCCAAGCAGAACACCTGAAGAACATACTGGCGGAAGGGAAGCGCATCCTCTCCAACACGGAAGGTACCGCGGGGCACGCGGGAACCGTGGCGGCTGTAACCGCCTAAACGCTCGGGGAGAGGACGTAAGACCCTAG
- a CDS encoding membrane protein — protein sequence MKNWLDKMERRFGRYAIRNLTMYLLAGYAIGYLLSFTMPQLLTYFTLEPALILKGQVWRLLSWVIIPPNDNIIFVIFMMLLYYSLGNTLESYWGAFRYNVYIFSGILFTVIGAFIVNGLIGGITGFGSLYSTYYINMSIFLACASIMPDYQLLLYGIIPIKMKWLAILDVVLLAVDAVQGGLIIRIVIIASLLNFIIFFFCNRNLRGHSPKQAARRKKFQKQISRPQNQYAGGAKHRCAVCGRTELDDPTLEFRYCSKCNGNYEYCQDHLFTHEHVK from the coding sequence ATGAAGAACTGGTTAGATAAAATGGAGCGCAGGTTCGGGCGCTATGCAATTAGAAATCTTACGATGTATCTGCTTGCAGGTTATGCAATCGGATATCTTTTGAGTTTTACGATGCCACAGCTTCTTACCTATTTTACACTGGAACCGGCACTGATTTTGAAAGGGCAGGTGTGGCGACTTCTAAGCTGGGTGATCATCCCACCGAATGACAATATTATTTTTGTTATCTTTATGATGCTGTTATACTATTCCCTTGGTAATACGCTGGAAAGCTACTGGGGGGCATTTCGTTACAATGTTTACATTTTCTCAGGAATATTATTTACAGTTATTGGAGCTTTTATTGTGAATGGACTGATCGGAGGCATTACCGGATTTGGAAGCCTTTACAGTACTTACTATATCAATATGTCCATTTTCCTTGCATGTGCATCCATCATGCCGGATTATCAGCTTTTGCTTTACGGCATTATCCCAATCAAGATGAAGTGGCTTGCAATTCTGGATGTGGTTCTGCTTGCGGTAGACGCAGTGCAGGGCGGTCTGATCATACGGATCGTGATCATCGCATCCCTTTTGAACTTTATTATTTTCTTTTTCTGCAACCGGAATCTGCGTGGACACAGTCCGAAACAGGCTGCCCGCAGAAAGAAATTCCAGAAGCAGATAAGCCGTCCGCAGAATCAGTATGCAGGCGGTGCAAAGCACAGATGTGCAGTGTGCGGTCGTACGGAACTTGACGATCCGACACTGGAGTTCCGTTATTGTTCAAAGTGTAACGGGAATTATGAATATTGCCAGGACCATCTTTTCACACACGAACATGTGAAGTAG